The nucleotide sequence AAATTGCAGGTACTCAATCGAGCCGCCCACCGACCAAGCCAGGTTATCCCCCTTAAACACTTGGTATTTGAAGTTTGGCGCAATAGTCACGACTGTGATTTCGGGATTTTGTCCTTTGATGAAGCGGTAAATTGGATCGTCATAGAAATTAGCGGTTAGCCCCAATTGCCACCGATCCGTTACCCCCCCATCCACGGAGCCATAAAAGACCTCCAGTCCATTACCCGGATCCAAGTCGGGATTGGTGGTGTAGGTAAATAGCCCCCCAGTAAACTGAATTGTCCCCGCGGGCAGGTGGTTGGCGGTATCCAGGTTGAAAAGTCGGATTGGCGGGAGCATTAGGGGAGTAGGCGTAAATTCAGGAGTCAACTCAGCGGGTATGGGTTCAGGATTATCTGGCGTGTCGGCATTCTGAGTCACGGCGTTGGGGCGAATACTGGTGGCATCCTCCTCCAATAACGAAGAGGCATTACGATTACTGCCGGTCTGGTCGGTGGTTAAAAGCCCATTTTGACTGGTCACCGGAGTGGGCGGATTAGAGGGAGTTGGCTGGCTAGGTTGGGGAGAGTTGGGGGTTATGGTCTGGCTTCCGCCAGGAGTTTGTGCCTCAACAATTGGTGTATTGATCAACAGGCCATTTCGACTGATGACCGGCGTTGGCGGGTTAGTTCGGGAAGAACTAGGGCTTAAATTCTGGCTCCCAGTTTGTGTCTCAACAACCGGGGCTTTGATCAACAGACCATTTCGACTGATGACTGGCGTTGGCGGGTTAGGTTGGGGAGAACTGGGGCTTAAATTCTGGCTTCCAGCAGGAGTTTGTGTCTCAATAACCGGGGGATTGCCTTGGGGTTGCTCAGGTTTAGGCAGATCAGATGCAGTTTCTGGTGGTATGGGCAGAGCATAGGTAGACGTCCCCAGGCCCCACCACATTAGTCCCGTTGCCCATAATAATTTTTTCATTGGTCTTTATACCCCTCACACCGCATTTTGTTAAGCGCGCTTTGCCAAACTTTACCGCAAACTACCTGTACTTAACTCTATCCCCTGCTTAAAAATCAACGCCCCGCTTTAGGTCAATCCCGCGTTCGGCATAGTGTTTGTGGCAAATCATCTCTGAGTGGACACTAGCTAAGTCAAAATAGGCGGGGGGATGCTTACAGCGGCCGGTGATGATAATTTCTGTATCCCGTGGTTTACGGAGAAAGGCCTGGACAATGGGTTCAACGGGTAGAAGTTCTAAATCTACGGTGGGATTTAACTCATCTAAGATAATGGTTTTGTAGAACCCAGAGGCAATGGCCATCCGGGCAATTTCCCAACCTCGTTCTGCTTCCACATAGTCCAATTCCTGTTGCTGTCCCCGCCAAACAATCGCATCCCGGCCACAGCGTTGATGATCCACGAGATAGGGATAACTCTGCTGAAGGGCCGCAATGGCCGCATCTTCCGTATAGCCTTGGCCCCCCTTAAGCCACTGCATAATGAGTACCCGATGGGATTGATCTTGGCTAATGCCTTTACCGATGGCCTGGAGGGCTTTACCGAGGGCACTGGTGGATTTACCTTTGCCGTCACCCGTATAAATTTCAATCCCTTCAATCCCTTGTTCGATGGCGATGGGATGAAAGTGAGGCCGCATTTCTGAGTGGAGATCGGCAATTTCTAAAAGTTGGTGTGGAGTCCCCCGGCCCGTGGTGATAATTTCGAGATCATCGGATTTTTTCTTCAGTACCCGCACCACTTCATCCACGGGCAACAGGCCCAAGTCTAAAACTGGATTCAGTTCATCTAAAACAATGACGGAATAAAGTCCAGAGGCAATGGCTCCTTTGGCAATATCCCAGCCCCGTTGCGCTTCTTGGCGATCTAAGCGGGTAATTTGGTCGGCATTAAAAAACTCAGCCCGTCCGGTCCGCACCTGATCAATGAGATGGGGAAACCCCCGTTGCAAGGCTTCAATGGCGGCATCTTCGGCATAGTCACGGCCCGGCCCCTTGAGAAACCGCAACAGCAAAACCCGCGTGTGCCAGGCCGAAGCAATCCCCAGGCCAATGGAGCGCAACACCACCCCTAAGGCTGCTTGGGATTTTCCCTTGCCGGCCCCGTCATAGACATGGATTTGTCCGGTTTGGCGTTCCGGTCTAATTTGGGCGGTTTGAATACCAATACCACTGCGCGTCATGGAAACAATTACCAGGCCTGGGGGATAGCCACTATCTTAAGGGGGATTGATTTCTCTATTTTAGTTGAATTACCTGAGCCGGCCGAAAGGAGATTGGAATCGCAGATTAAGCCAAGCCAGGGATAAATGAAGAACTGACTAGACTAGAAATGTCCTCCCCGAATGTTGATATGAGTTATCTGGATACCGCCGCCGAATTTTACGCTACTGTTGCCCAAACCCCGGACATTGGCCTGTGTTGTGTTAATGAAGAAATTCAGGCTCTCCCAGATTTAGTCATTCCTGACATCATGCAGGCCATGAACTATGGCTGTGGGACGACGGTACAGGCCTCAGAATTAGCTAATCAACCAACTGTACTTTATGTGGGTGTGGGTGGGGGCCTGGAAGCACTCCAGTTTGCCTATTTTGCTCGCCGGCCTGGGGCGGTAATTGCCGTAGATCCCGTTGCAGAAATGCGGGAGGCGGCCCAACGAAACTTAGTCGAAGCAGCCCGACTTAATCCCTGGTTTGATCCCGCCTTTGTCCAAATCTGTGCTGGGGATGCCTTTCATTTGCCCTTAGCCGCTGAGTCGGTGGATGTCGTCGCCCAAAATTGTTTATTCAATATCTTTGAACCTACTGATTTAGCCCTTGCCCTCAAGGAAGCTGCCCGTGTCCTCAAGCCCCAAGGCCGATTGCTGATGAGTGACCCGATTACCACCATCCCCATTCCCGAACATTTACGCCAAGATGAACGACTGCGGGCCATGTGTTTATCGGGGGCCTTGACCTACGCGGAATATATTCAGCATCTAGCCCAGGCCGGGTTTGGTCAAATTGAAATTCGCGCCCGCCGCCCCTATCGTGTTTTGGATCAAGCAACCTACCACCTAGATCACGATATTGCCTTGGACAGCCTGGATTCAGTGGCTATAAAAACGCCAGTAACCTGTGGTGGCCCGAAGATCATTGATTTATCCGCAGACAGGGCCGTGATCTCCAATGGCCAGGCCCCGAAATGTTGTGGTTAGTTTCCTTCCAAAAACAATTGTGATTAGTTATTGATGATCAGCCCGATCCCTCTTGCCATTGATTAGGATAGAGGTCTGGTCTTGCAGGGATGAGCTGATGAAAAAGGTTTTGGCCTTAGTCCTGATCGCGCTACTTTGGCTCGGTTGTACTCCCCCAGGCCTGGCCGCCATATCCCCCACAGATGTGAGCGTCACCCTAGGCAATACATCCGATGAGTTAAAGTTTTTCCCGAATCAGTTTGAGTTTAAAACCGGACAGAAATACAAACTAACCTTAACGAACCCCAGTCATCTGAAGCACTATTTCACGGCCAAAGACTTTGCAGATAACAGTTGGACACAAAAAGTTGAAGCGGGGCAAGTGGAAGTCAAAGGCGCAATCCATGAACTAGAACTCCGGCCTGGGGCAACGGCGGAATGGTTTTTTGTGCCGATGAAACCCGGAACCTATCAACTCCATTGCTCTGTACCCGGCCATCAAGCAGCGGGCATGGTGGGGGAAATTATCTTAAAAGAGTCTTGAGGTCAAAAAATGCTAGAAATTCCTAAACAATATGTCCTGGATGAGCAGCAACAGATTCTTGCGGTTCAGATCCCTATCGCTGTTTATCACCAAATTGAAGCAGTCTTAGAAGACTTTGGTTTGGCAGAACTGATGAAAGAGGTGGAAAATGATGAACTACTGTCTGGAGCGGCGGCTGAATCTTATTATCAATCGCTGAAGTCCGAAAATGTGGCAGGTTGACTATACCAAGAAATTTCTCAAAGAACTTGCTGACCTGCCTAGCCATATCCAAGATCGAGTTGAATCTATTGTTTTTCAAGAACTCAGATCAGATAACCCATTTGCGCTTGGCTATATTGAAAAAATGAAAGGTTATCCTGATAAGTATAAAATTCGGATTGGTGATTACCGTATTGGGATCACGATCAATAGATCAGAACAACGAATTATTTGCCAGAGAATTGCTCATCGTCGAGAAATATACAGAATTTTCCCCTAAGTTGAAGTTTTAAAAAACAATACCTAGCTTTCTGGGTTTTAGGGTTATGATTTATCAGTTACGCCAGCTTGACTCACCTCGGTGATCATGTCCGCCCCCCGCCTCCATCCCGATACGATTGAACAGGTACGCGCCCGCGTCGATATTGTCGAGGTCGTGTCTGAGCATGTGGCCCTACGCAAGCGCGGGAAGGATTTTGTTGGCTGCTGCCCCTTCCACGATGAAAAATCTCCCAGTTTTAGTGTCAGTCCGGCCAAGGGCTTTTACTACTGCTTTGGCTGTGGGGCTGGGGGCAATGCGGTTAAGTTCTTGATGGAGGTGCAAAAACGCTCCTTTGGTGAGGTGGTTCTTGATCTAGCCCAACGCTATCAAGTCCCGGTTCGTACCGTTGATGAACACCAACGCCAGGCCCTGCAACAGGAGCTTTCCCTCAAAGAGCAGCTTTACGAAATTTTGGCTCTGACCTGCTCGTTTTATGAACACGCCCTCCGACAACCCACCGGCCAAGCGGCGTTAGAGTATG is from Synechococcus sp. PCC 6312 and encodes:
- a CDS encoding cob(I)yrinic acid a,c-diamide adenosyltransferase, which produces MTRSGIGIQTAQIRPERQTGQIHVYDGAGKGKSQAALGVVLRSIGLGIASAWHTRVLLLRFLKGPGRDYAEDAAIEALQRGFPHLIDQVRTGRAEFFNADQITRLDRQEAQRGWDIAKGAIASGLYSVIVLDELNPVLDLGLLPVDEVVRVLKKKSDDLEIITTGRGTPHQLLEIADLHSEMRPHFHPIAIEQGIEGIEIYTGDGKGKSTSALGKALQAIGKGISQDQSHRVLIMQWLKGGQGYTEDAAIAALQQSYPYLVDHQRCGRDAIVWRGQQQELDYVEAERGWEIARMAIASGFYKTIILDELNPTVDLELLPVEPIVQAFLRKPRDTEIIITGRCKHPPAYFDLASVHSEMICHKHYAERGIDLKRGVDF
- the arsM gene encoding arsenosugar biosynthesis arsenite methyltransferase ArsM; the protein is MSYLDTAAEFYATVAQTPDIGLCCVNEEIQALPDLVIPDIMQAMNYGCGTTVQASELANQPTVLYVGVGGGLEALQFAYFARRPGAVIAVDPVAEMREAAQRNLVEAARLNPWFDPAFVQICAGDAFHLPLAAESVDVVAQNCLFNIFEPTDLALALKEAARVLKPQGRLLMSDPITTIPIPEHLRQDERLRAMCLSGALTYAEYIQHLAQAGFGQIEIRARRPYRVLDQATYHLDHDIALDSLDSVAIKTPVTCGGPKIIDLSADRAVISNGQAPKCCG
- a CDS encoding plastocyanin/azurin family copper-binding protein yields the protein MKKVLALVLIALLWLGCTPPGLAAISPTDVSVTLGNTSDELKFFPNQFEFKTGQKYKLTLTNPSHLKHYFTAKDFADNSWTQKVEAGQVEVKGAIHELELRPGATAEWFFVPMKPGTYQLHCSVPGHQAAGMVGEIILKES
- a CDS encoding type II toxin-antitoxin system RelE/ParE family toxin, producing MWQVDYTKKFLKELADLPSHIQDRVESIVFQELRSDNPFALGYIEKMKGYPDKYKIRIGDYRIGITINRSEQRIICQRIAHRREIYRIFP